From a region of the Alnus glutinosa chromosome 1, dhAlnGlut1.1, whole genome shotgun sequence genome:
- the LOC133858746 gene encoding uncharacterized protein LOC133858746: MCCMFDSCKGSCGMDSNQVPYFTNLLSVDSVDDIFIETTSTMFEHEEPPPQMEEEVEVIVKKPLRGGNFNMDENNMLISSWIEITMDAVQGNEQKHKKYWGRIWEYFHGHKTFNSNRTPNSLMNRWSVIQQAVNKFCGYLAQVELRPQSGMNEQDKIGKAKLMYHEFQGTTFHFEHCWLLLRFHPKWLAHKETTTKPKKKSVVKSRTNTQDSINLEKDEASPEAFINLERPIGRKAEKNK; this comes from the exons ATGTGCTGCATGTTTGACAGCTGCAAGGGCAGCTGTG GGATGGATTCAAACCAAGTCCCATACTTCACCAATCTTCTTAGTGTTGATAGTGTTGATGACATTTTCATAGAAACTACAAGCACAATGTTTGAACACGAAGAGCCTCCACCCCAAATGGAGGAAGAGGTTgaagtcattgttaaaaaaccATTACGGGGTGGCAACTTCAACATGGACGAAAACAATATGCTAATATCTTCGTGGATTGAAATTACCATGGATGCGGTTCAAGGAAATGAACAAAAACATAAGAAATATTGGGGTAGAATTTGGGAGTACTTTCATGGGCACAAGACCTTTAATTCGAACCGTACTCCGAACTCTTTAATGAATAGGTGGTCTGTGATTCAACAAGCGGTAAATAAGTTTTGTGGTTACTTAGCCCAAGTTGAATTAAGGCCCCAAAGTGGTATGAATGAGCAAGATAAG attGGGAAGGCAAAACTCATGTATCACGAGTTTCAAGGGACAACATTTCACTTTGAACATTGTTGGTTATTGTTGAGGTTTCATCCAAAATGGTTGGCTCATAAAGAAACTACtacaaaaccaaagaaaaaatctGTTGTGAAATCTCGTACTAATACTCAAGATTCAATAAATCTAGAGAAAGACGAGGCCTCACCCGAAGCTTTTATAAACTTAGAGCGACCAATTGGCCGGAAAGCCGAGAAGAACAAATGA